One genomic segment of Pseudomonas fortuita includes these proteins:
- a CDS encoding sensor domain-containing diguanylate cyclase: MSKCGVRARLSGLCTEAVSAWAVALVVLVAGGLLTAALALAAQGVYKQQLRQRFELLASERFSRIAERFDEQQQRLDGLRRFFGFSNTVTSLEFDGYTRPLLQRTLAYAWAPRVEAAQRAEFERHAREHSGPGYVIRDQDAQGQWRPAPQRDHYFPVLYTQSGEMPGLPYGLDLAGQGAAQAALARALGPGSMAVSEPLALYDIPSYARGLLLVAPVFSDANEHGAAAGYVMALLSMRELVSDGRPVATDDNLVVRIVDPSGLQGPEVMFDSLNQAAPLSLASNQVLQLADHRFELSILPSLAFLQANRSSAVLAVVLLGGLLSLLLSALLYNLFSQRQRALALVEQRTAELRVSEQSLRGTHNQLRSVLDAATQVAIIATNLKGVVSTFNAGAERMLGYPASEAIGQLRLDHLVLPEELSQRAQALSLRYGRTIAGGQAMFAETVQAQGAEPGEWTLLRADGSQLVANMLVTAMLDEQGLWVGYLAICIDVTERRRVHEALAARDRLLEKLSAEVPGGIYQYRLDANGHSCFPYASQGLYDIYEVDLQQLREDATLVFERIHPDDLDRVRRSVRYSAEHLAPWREEYRVCLPRAGLRWVRGEATPEVGEQGCTLWHGYLTDISDLKGVEEELRALSVTDSLTGIHNRRYFQERLKVELERAQREGVALAVIMLDIDHFKCINDRFGHAMGDRVLRSLCQRIGQRLRRTDVFCRLGGEEFMVLCPGSDAEQARLLALELWQGVRTLPVEGVGQVTASFGVAGWRPGEGADALLLRADAGVYIAKQAGRDRVEGESAC; the protein is encoded by the coding sequence ATGTCAAAGTGTGGCGTGCGTGCGCGGTTATCTGGCCTGTGCACAGAAGCGGTGTCCGCCTGGGCGGTGGCGCTGGTGGTCTTGGTGGCGGGCGGCCTGTTGACGGCCGCCTTGGCGCTTGCCGCGCAGGGTGTCTACAAGCAGCAGTTGCGCCAGCGTTTCGAGTTGCTGGCCAGCGAGCGCTTCAGCCGCATTGCTGAACGCTTCGATGAACAGCAGCAGCGGCTGGACGGCCTGCGGCGGTTCTTCGGCTTTTCCAACACAGTCACCTCACTTGAATTTGACGGTTACACCAGGCCGTTGCTGCAGCGCACGCTGGCCTACGCCTGGGCGCCCCGCGTCGAAGCTGCGCAACGCGCCGAGTTCGAGCGCCATGCGCGTGAGCATTCGGGCCCGGGCTATGTAATCCGTGATCAGGACGCGCAAGGCCAGTGGCGCCCCGCGCCACAGCGCGACCATTACTTCCCTGTGCTGTATACCCAATCGGGTGAAATGCCCGGGCTGCCGTATGGGCTGGATCTTGCCGGCCAAGGTGCGGCCCAGGCCGCGCTGGCGCGCGCACTCGGGCCTGGCAGCATGGCGGTGTCAGAACCCCTGGCCTTGTACGATATTCCTTCGTACGCGCGTGGTCTGCTGCTGGTGGCGCCGGTGTTTTCCGACGCAAACGAGCATGGCGCAGCAGCAGGCTACGTCATGGCCTTGCTGAGCATGCGCGAGCTGGTGAGCGATGGGCGGCCAGTGGCGACGGATGACAACCTGGTGGTGCGTATCGTTGATCCGTCCGGCTTGCAAGGGCCGGAAGTGATGTTCGACTCGCTGAACCAGGCAGCCCCCTTGTCGCTGGCCAGCAACCAAGTGTTGCAGCTGGCCGACCATCGCTTTGAGTTGAGCATCCTGCCGAGCCTGGCCTTCTTGCAGGCTAATCGTTCGTCAGCTGTGCTGGCAGTCGTTCTACTGGGCGGGTTGTTGAGCCTGCTGCTCAGCGCCTTGCTGTACAACCTGTTCAGCCAGCGCCAGCGCGCCCTGGCCCTGGTCGAGCAGCGCACCGCCGAACTGCGGGTCAGCGAGCAGTCGCTGCGAGGTACCCACAACCAGTTGCGCAGCGTGCTGGATGCGGCCACCCAAGTGGCGATCATTGCCACCAACCTCAAGGGTGTAGTGAGTACGTTCAATGCCGGTGCAGAGCGTATGCTCGGTTATCCGGCCAGCGAGGCGATCGGCCAGCTTCGCCTTGACCACCTGGTGCTGCCCGAAGAACTGAGCCAGCGGGCTCAGGCGCTGAGCCTGCGCTATGGCCGCACGATCGCCGGTGGTCAGGCCATGTTCGCCGAAACGGTTCAAGCGCAGGGTGCCGAGCCTGGGGAGTGGACATTGTTGCGCGCCGATGGCAGTCAGCTGGTGGCCAACATGCTGGTTACCGCCATGCTGGATGAACAGGGTTTGTGGGTGGGCTATCTGGCCATCTGCATTGATGTCACAGAGCGGCGTCGGGTGCATGAGGCGCTGGCGGCGCGTGACCGACTGCTGGAAAAGCTCAGCGCCGAGGTGCCGGGCGGTATCTACCAGTATCGCCTCGATGCCAATGGTCATTCGTGCTTTCCCTATGCCAGCCAAGGGCTGTACGACATCTATGAAGTCGACCTGCAGCAGCTGCGCGAGGATGCCACGCTGGTGTTCGAGCGTATCCACCCCGACGACCTGGACCGCGTGCGCCGCTCGGTGCGTTATTCGGCCGAGCACCTGGCGCCCTGGCGCGAGGAATACCGGGTATGCCTGCCGCGTGCCGGGCTACGCTGGGTGCGTGGCGAAGCGACGCCAGAGGTGGGTGAGCAAGGCTGCACGCTGTGGCATGGCTACCTGACGGATATCTCCGACCTCAAGGGCGTGGAGGAGGAATTGAGGGCGTTGTCGGTGACCGATTCGCTGACGGGCATCCATAACCGCCGCTACTTTCAGGAGCGGCTCAAGGTTGAGCTGGAACGCGCCCAGCGCGAAGGCGTGGCGCTGGCCGTGATCATGCTCGACATCGATCACTTCAAATGCATCAACGACCGCTTCGGCCATGCCATGGGCGATCGCGTGCTGCGCAGCTTGTGCCAGCGTATCGGCCAGCGTTTGCGGCGTACTGATGTGTTCTGTCGGCTGGGCGGGGAAGAATTCATGGTGCTGTGCCCGGGCAGTGATGCTGAGCAGGCGCGGTTGTTAGCGCTTGAGTTATGGCAAGGGGTGCGCACGTTGCCGGTGGAAGGCGTGGGCCAGGTGACCGCGAGTTTTGGTGTGGCTGGCTGGCGGCCGGG